One part of the Odontesthes bonariensis isolate fOdoBon6 chromosome 15, fOdoBon6.hap1, whole genome shotgun sequence genome encodes these proteins:
- the LOC142400907 gene encoding E3 SUMO-protein ligase ZBED1-like yields MVEKDLLPVSVVSGEGFLELFKYLEPNFSVPSRQTITSRIEHRFASKKGELLAELSAVNYVAITTDSWTALTTESYVTVTCHWIGKEWQMQSAVLMTRSMAGRHTADNLAASLKEAVDQWGLTGKVVACVHDNASNIVAANNRERVDWMSVSCFAHTLQLAINDAFKIFVHRVICAAGKLVRHFSHSTVACKALEEKQEQMQLPKHKLIQSCKTRWNSVVDMFERLLEQRWAVTAVLSDRTVTKLQDARVLELTDEYWAIMGELKPLLETLKCATTLISSEKTVAISHIYPITFSIIRKHLLVAADERPRVAEFKRTVLRSLSERMEVDSERLVSMPALIASALDPRHKHIPFLSPAKREAVFEKLKQLCADVEHAMGEDMPGAIGEGDGAVTAGPSEISCRKSAMAMLLGDDYSTADAADPQLEVDTYRKDSRPSLDSNPLEWWRANHPRFPRLASLAERYLCIPGTSVPSERVFSAAGLVVNRLRTRLTPEHVDMLVFLNKNNS; encoded by the exons ATGGTGGAAAAGGATTTGCTTCCTGTGAGTGTGGTGAGCGGAGAGGGCTTTTTAGAGCTCTTTAAATACCTGGAGCCAAATTTTTCTGTCCCATCACGTCAGACGATCACATCCAGGATCGAGCATCGTTTTGCCAGCAAGAAGGGTGAGCTCCTCGCTGAGCTCTCTGCTGTCAACTACGTGGCCATCACCACAGACTCATGGACTGCGCTCACCACCGAGTCTTATGTGACGGTAACGTGCCACTGGATTGGCAAGGAGTGGCAAATGCAATCTGCAGTTCTTATGACAAGAAGTATGGCAGGCAGGCACACAGCTGACAACCTCGCTGCATCGCTGAAGGAAGCTGTGGACCAGTGGGGCTTGACAGGGAAGGTTGTCGCGTGTGTCCACGACAACGCGAGCAACATAGTGGCTGCCAACAACCGGGAGAGAGTGGACTGGATGTCGGTGTCTTGCTTTGCGCACACCCTGCAGCTGGCAATCAACGACGCATTCAAGATTTTCGTCCATAGAGTGATATGTGCTGCGGGAAAATTAGTGCGCCATTTCAGCCACAGCACCGTAGCATGTAAGGCATTGGAAGAAAAGCAAGAACAGATGCAGCTGCCGAAACATAAGCTCATACAGTCCTGCAAGACTCGGTGGAACTCGGTCGTGGACATGTTCGAGAGGCTGCTGGAGCAGCGGTGGGCGGTGACGGCCGTCCTCTCCGACCGCACCGTGACCAAGCTCCAAGATGCCAGAGTCTTGGAGCTCACTGATGAGTACTGGGCAATAATGGGCGAGCTCAAACCCCTCTTAGAAACCCTGAAATGTGCTACAACGCTAATTTCATCCGAGAAGACCGTAGCAATCTCCCACATTTACCCCATCACCTTCAGCATCATCAGGAAACACCTGCTCGTTGCTGCAGATGAAAGGCCTCGGGTGGCGGAGTTTAAGAGGACGGTTCTACGATCACTAAGTGAACGCATGGAG GTTGACAGCGAACGCTTGGTTTCAATGCCAGCGCTGATCGCTTCAGCCCTCGACCCACGGCACAAACACATCCCGTTCCTGTCACCAGCAAAAAGAGAGGCAGTGTTTGAGAAACTCAAGCAACTCTGTGCTGACGTGGAGCACGCGATGGGTGAGGACATGCCTGGTGCTATAGGAGAAGGGGACGGTGCGGTGACAGCAGGCCCGTCTGAAATCAGCTGCAGGAAGAGTGCGATGGCTATGTTACTGGGGGACGACTACAGCACAGCCGATGCCGCGGATCCTCAACTGGAGGTGGACACGTACAGAAAAGACAGCCGCCCTTCACTCGACAGCAACCCGCTGGAGTGGTGGAGGGCAAATCATCCGCGCTTTCCCCGGCTGGCGAGCTTGGCAGAGCGCTACCTCTGCATCCCCGGAACCTCTGTACCATCGGAGAGAGTTTTCTCTGCTGCGGGACTTGTGGTGAATCGCCTGCGCACACGTCTAACTCCGGAGCATGTGGACATGCTCGTGTTTTTGAATAAGAATAATTCATAG